The following coding sequences are from one Capsicum annuum cultivar UCD-10X-F1 chromosome 3, UCD10Xv1.1, whole genome shotgun sequence window:
- the LOC107863425 gene encoding 21 kDa protein — translation MAAAKLFFLAAALISLSYLTGTAAAPVASTSFIKSSCKSTTFPEVCIASLSGYASAIKNSQEQLVKTALSVSLNKAETTKEFVSKLLKFKGLKPREYAAIKDCVEETSDSVDRLTKSVNELKRMDRSHGKDFQWHMSNVETWVSAAITDENTCTDGFAGKALSGRIKASIRNHITSLAQVTSNALALINQYAAKY, via the coding sequence ATGGCCGCAGCAAAACTGTTCTTCCTTGCAGCAGCTTTAATTTCCCTCTCCTACCTCACCGGCACAGCAGCCGCCCCCGTAGCCTCCACCAGTTTCATAAAGAGCTCCTGCAAATCCACCACTTTCCCCGAAGTATGCATCGCTTCCCTTTCCGGTTACGCATCGGCAATAAAGAACAGCCAAGAACAGCTAGTGAAAACTGCCTTGTCCGTAAGCCTAAACAAAGCCGAAACTACAAAGGAATTTGTTAGCAAGCTGTTGAAATTCAAGGGATTAAAGCCTAGAGAGTATGCAGCTATAAAGGATTGCGTAGAGGAGACAAGTGACAGTGTAGATCGGCTTACCAAATCTGTGAATGAACTCAAAAGAATGGACCGTAGCCATGGGAAGGATTTCCAGTGGCACATGAGCAATGTGGAGACATGGGTAAGTGCTGCAATTACTGACGAGAATACTTGTACTGATGGATTTGCTGGTAAGGCTTTGAGTGGGAGGATTAAGGCTTCGATTAGAAATCATATAACTAGTCTAGCTCAAGTTACTAGCAATGCGTTGGCTTTAATTAATCAATATGCTGCTAAATATTGA